A DNA window from Phragmites australis chromosome 11, lpPhrAust1.1, whole genome shotgun sequence contains the following coding sequences:
- the LOC133884674 gene encoding alpha,alpha-trehalose-phosphate synthase [UDP-forming] 1-like, with translation MNSDTAGGQRSSRNRTRGDAAMPTSSPFTGHGGGAGSPNCIERRLREHSRRHLFSSASPDEMDTDAAEPASTGAFAADGVQSPGAAEPANMEDAGGAAAGHAARPPLAGSRSGFRRLGLRGMKQRLLVVANRLPVSANRRGEDQWSLEISAGGLVSALLGVKDVDAKWIGWAGVNVPDEVGQRALTRALAEKRCIPVFLDEEIVHQYYNGYCNNILWPLFHYLGLPQEDRLATTRNFESQFDAYKRANQMFADVVYQHYQEGDVIWCHDYHLMFLPKCLKDHDINMKVGWFLHTPFPSSEIYRTLPSRLELLRSVLCADLVGFHTYDYARHFVSACTRILGLEGTPEGVEDQGILTRVAAFPIGIDSDRFKRALELPAVKRHINELTHRFAGRKVMLGVDRLDMIKGIPQKILAFEKFLEENPDWNDKVVLLQIAVPTRTDVPEYQKLTSQVHEIVGRINGRFGTLTAVPIHHLDRSLDFYALCALYAVTDVALVTSLRDGMNLVSYEYVACQGSKKGVLILSEFAGAAQSLGAGAILVNPWNITEVANSIHHALTMKPDEREKRHRHNYAHVTSHTAQDWSETFVCELNDTVAEAQLRTRQVPPSLPSQTAIQQYLCSKNRLLILGFNSTLTEPVESSGRRGGDQIKEMELKLHPDLKGPLKALCEDERTTVIVLSGSDRSVLDENFGEFNMWLAAEHGMFLRPTDGQWMTTMPEHLNMDWVDSVKHVFEYFTERTPRSHFEHRETSFVWNYKYADVEFGRLQARDMLQHLWTGPISNAAVDVVQGSRSVEVRSVGVTKGAAIDRILGEIVHSESMVTPIDYVLCIGHFLGKDEDIYVFFDPEYPSESKVKPDGGSASVDTRPNGRPSNGKSYSRNSQSRIQKAQAASERSSSSSHSTTSSNHDWREGSSVLDLKGENYFSCAVGRKRSNARYLLNSSEEVVSFLKELATATAGFQSSTADYMFLDRQ, from the exons ATGAACTCTGACACCGCGGGCGGCCAGCGCAGCAGCAGAAACCGCACAAGGGGCGACGCGGCGATGCCTACCTCCTCGCCCTTCAccggccacggcggcggcgcgggctcCCCGAACTGCATCGAGCGCAGGCTCCGGGAGCacagccgccgccacctcttctCGTCGGCATCGCCGGACGAGATGGACACCGACGCCGCCGAGCCCGCCTCCACTGGGGCCTTCGCCGCGGACGGAGTCCAATCGCCCGGGGCCGCCGAGCCCGCCAACATGGAGGACGCTGGCGGCGCGGCCGCGGGGCACGCTGCGCGGCCACCGCTCGCTGGCTCCCGCAGCGGGTtccgccgcctcggcctccgCGGCATGAAGCagcgcctcctcgtcgtcgctaATCGCCTACCTGTCTCCGCCAACCGCCGCGGCGAGGACCAGTGGTCACTGGAGATCAGCGCCGGCGGCCTCGTGAGCGCCCTCCTCG GAGTGAAGGACGTCGACGCCAAGTGGATCGGCTGGGCGGGCGTCAACGTCCCCGACGAGGTTGGCCAGCGAGCTCTCACCAGAGCACTCGCCGAGAAG AGATGCATACCAGTGTTCCTGGATGAGGAGATTGTGCACCAGTACTACAATGGGTACTGCAACAACATCCTGTGGCCGCTGTTCCACTACCTTGGACTACCACAGGAGGACAGGCTGGCAACCACAAGGAACTTCGAGTCACAGTTTGACGCGTACAAGCGTGCAAACCAGATGTTCGCTGATGTTGTCTATCAGCACTACCAGGAGGGGGATGTAATCTGGTGCCATGACTACCACCTCATGTTCCTGCCCAAGTGCCTCAAGGACCATGACATCAACATGAAGGTCGGGTGGTTCCTGCACACGCCATTCCCGTCATCAGAGATTTACCGGACGCTGCCATCCCGTTTGGAGCTGCTTCGCTCCGTGCTATGTGCTGATTTAGTCGG gTTTCATACATATGATTATGCAAGACATTTTGTGAGTGCATGCACTAGAATACTTGGACTCGAGGGTACCCCTGAGGGTGTGGAAGACCAAGGAATACTAACCAGGGTTGCAGCG TTTCCTATTGGGATAGACTCTGATCGTTTCAAGCGAGCATTGGAGCTTCCAGCAGTTAAAAGGCACATTAATGAATTAACACACCGTTTTGCTGGTCGAAAG GTAATGCTTGGTGTTGATCGACTTGACATGATCAAGGGAATTCCACAAAAGATTTTGGCCTTTGAAAAGTTTCTTGAGGAAAACCCGGACTGGAATGATAAAGTTGTTCTACTGCAGATTGCTGTGCCAACAAGGACCGACGTCCCTGAGT ATCAAAAGCTTACAAGCCAAGTACATGAAATTGTCGGGCGCATAAACGGTCGATTTGGAACATTGACTGCTGTCCCTATTCATCATCTG GACCGATCTCTTGATTTCTATGCCTTGTGTGCTCTTTATGCAGTTACTG ATGTAGCTCTTGTAACATCACTGAgagatggcatgaatcttgTAAGCTATGAGTATGTTGCATGCCAAGGATCAAAGAAAGGAGTTCTGATATTGAGTGAG TTTGCTGGGGCAGCACAATCACTTGGAGCCGGTGCCATTCTAGTAAACCCTTGGAACATTACAGAAGTCGCAAACTCAATACATCATGCTTTGACAATGAAACCtgatgagagagagaaacgACACAGGCATAACTATGCTCATGTGACAAGTCACACAGCTCAAGATTGGTCTGAAACTTTTGTATG TGAGCTAAACGATACGGTTGCTGAAGCACAACTGAGAACAAGACAAGTTCCTCCCAGTCTCCCTAGTCAAACAGCAATCCAACAATATTTGTGTTCTAAAAATCGTCTGCTCATATTG GGTTTCAATTCAACATTGACTGAGCCAGTCGAATCCTCTGGGAGAAGGGGTGGTGACCAAATTAAGGAAATGGAGCTCAAGTTGCATCCAGACTTAAAGGGTCCTTTGAAAGCCCTATGCGAGGATGAGCGTACTACAGTTATTGTTCTCAGTGGAAGTGACAGGAGTGTTCTTGATGAA AATTTTGGAGAATTTAACATGTGGTTGGCAGCAGAGCATGGGATGTTTTTACGCCCGACTGATGGACAATGGATGACAACAATGCCTGAACATCTGAACATGGACTGGGTTGACAGCGTAAAG CATGTTTTTGAATACTTTACAGAAAGAACCCCAAGATCTCATTTCGAACACCGTGAAACGTCATTTGTGTGGAATTACAAGTATGCTG ATGTTGAATTTGGAAGACTACAAGCAAGAGATATGCTGCAGCACTTGTGGACAGGTCCAATCTCAAATGCAGCTGTTGATGTTGTTCAAGGGAGCCGATCGGTTGAAGTTCGGTCTGTTGGAGTCACAAAG GGTGCTGCAATTGATCGTATTCTAGGGGAGATAGTTCATAGCGAAAGCATGGTTACTCCAATTGACTATGTCCTATGTATAGGACACTTCCTCGGAAAG GATGAGGACATTTATGTCTTTTTCGATCCTGAGTATCCTTCTGAATCGAAAGTAAAACCAGATGGCGGCTCAGCATCTGTTGACACGAGGCCGAACGGAAGACCGTCAAATGGCAAGAGCTATTCCAGGAATTCTCAGTCCAGGATACAGAAGGCACAGGCTGCATCTGAGAGGTCATCTTCATCAAGTCACAGCACCACAAGTAGTAATCACGACTGGCGCGAAGGGTCTTCGGTTCTAGATCTGAAGGGTGAGAATTACTTCTCCTGCGCTGTTGGAAGGAAGCGCTCGAACGCCCGTTACCTGCTTAACTCGTCAGAAGAGGTTGTCTCCTTCCTCAAAGAATTGGCAACAGCAACAGCTGGCTTCCAGTCTAGCACTGCTGATTACATGTTCTTGGATAGACAGTAA